From Triticum urartu cultivar G1812 chromosome 2, Tu2.1, whole genome shotgun sequence, a single genomic window includes:
- the LOC125538948 gene encoding CLIP-associated protein-like isoform X1, with the protein MEAALEAARAKDTKERLAGVERLHEALDAAARRGLSPAEVTSLVDTCVDLTRDANFRVAQGGLQALSAAAVLAGDHFKIHLNALVPAAVERLGDGKQPVREAARQLLVTLMEVSSPTIILERAGNYAWTHKSWRVREEFVLTVATAVGLFASTELLMQRVLLSPVLQLMNDSNQSVREAAISCIEEMYKNMGSQFHEELQRHNLPTYMLKEINSRLNRIEPKVPASDGTATQHKVAASRSVSVNPKRGSPRTKSTPRESTLFGGDTDITEKPVEPVRVHSEKELLREFEKIAATLVPEKDWSVRIAAMQRIEALVYGGAIDYPSFLTLLKQLIPPLSTQLADRRSTIVKQACHLLNVLSKELLGDFEPCAEQFIPMLFKLVVITVLVIAESSDTCIKTILRNCKVARILPRVADTAKNDRSAILRARCCEYALLILEYWADAPEIQRSADLYEDLIKCCVADAMSEVRSTARTCYRMFTKTWPERSRRLFMQFDPAIQRTINDEDGVHKRYASPSLREKVLQPSRTSSHASGTHMPGYGTSAIVAMDKSAAISSDSSLPSNNLRLSQSKTTSRVSDRSLESVLSSSKEKVSAIESLLKGVSISDRQNFSVARSTSLDLGVDAPSSRDPPVPLAAPASNHLSLQNSAFLDSTIPSIKSSSTRNGGSRALDTMTTQLATKERSRSPYLSNLSSESMTGLSLPYVRRSSERLQDGMDESNDLRSTRRFPQMHTEKNYIDMPYRDGAAHRDSHNNNVPNFQRPLLRKQVMSRPSASSRDRFDDSQVPSNDVSRYTDTLATLHDALSEGLNPSSDWVARVSAFDFIRNIVQQGQRGTQEIIQNFEKVMKLFFRHLDDPHHKVAQAAFSTLAEIIPACKKPFESYVERILPHVFSRLIDPKELVKKPCSLTLEIVGRLYAIDMLLPALVRSLDEQRSPKAKLAVIEFANRSFSKYTVDSEGYSNSGFLKLWLSKLAPLVNEKNAKLKEASIAGIISVYSQFDSTAVLNFILSLSVEEQNLLRRALKQKTPRIEVDLVNYLQSKKERPRPKSYDQADFGTSSEDGYAQTLKKSYPFGRYSSSSLDAEVGKKTTTVHEPTLHNVSMARTTSDMSAGTNQSLEPASGTEVFLNRSRESKNNFSSAVEDNRSWTNYPEKTDASLDGETAMSTPRLDFSQLHSPDGHNAVGSTTGKDVQETDMVVNLSSIKTSIHADNGLSIPQLLHQISTDTEISSLEKHEALQHLIKASLGNDSSVWSKYFNQILTTVLDVLGDSDPSTREIALSLIAEMLNNQKDAMEESIEIVLEKLLHVTKDVVAKISNEANRCINVLLAKYDPFRCLAVVVPLLVSDDEKILVVCINCLTKLVAHLSQEELMDQLPTFLPALFDAFSNQSPDVRKSVVFCLVDIYIMLGKAFVPYLEGLSSTQLRLVTIYANRISQARSGTAIDSANQ; encoded by the exons ATGGAggcggcgctggaggcggcgcGCGCCAAGGACACCAAGGAGCGCCTGGCCGGGGTGGAGCGCCTGCACGAGGCGCTCGACGCGGCGGCGCGCCGCGGCCTCTCCCCGGCCGAGGTCACCTCGCTGGTGGACACCTGCGTGGATCTGACGCGGGACGCCAACTTCCGCGTCGCGCAGGGGGGGCTGCAGGcgctctccgccgccgccgtgctCGCCGGGGACCACTTCAAGATCCACCTCAACGCGCTCGTCCCCGCCGCCGTCGAGCGCCTCGGCGACGGCAAGCAGCCCGTCCGCGAGGCCGCGCGCCAGCTCCTCGTCACGCTCATGGAG GTTTCTTCACCAACAATCATTCTCGAAAGGGCCGGAAATTATGCATGGACTCATAAGAGTTGGAGGGTTCGGGAAGAGTTTGTACTTACAGTGGCAACTGCAGTTGGGCTTTTCGCTTCTACGGAGCTTCTCATGCAACGAGTTTTACTCTCACCC GTCCTACAGTTGATGAATGATTCGAACCAAAGTGTCAGAGAAGCTGCTATATCTTGTATTGAG GAAATGTACAAGAACATGGGATCTCAGTTCCACGAAGAGTTGCAGCGCCATAATCTGCCTACATACATG CTAAAAGAAATAAATTCAAGATTGAATAGAATTGAACCAAAGGTTCCCGCATCTGATGGTACTGCAACACAGCATAAAGTTGCAGCATCTAGATCCGTTAGTGTTAACCCAAAAAGAGGCAGCCCACGGACAAAAAGCACACCGAGGGAAAGCACATTATTTGGAG GTGACACTGATATAACTGAAAAACCAGTGGAACCAGTAAGAGTCCACTCAGAGAAAGAATTACTTCGGGAGTTTGAGAAGATTGCAGCTACTCTTGTTCCAGAAAAGGACTGGTCAGTTCGTATTGCTGCCATGCAAAGGATTGAAGCACTGGTTTATGGAG GAGCTATTGATTACCCATCGTTTCTGACACTCTTGAAGCAGCTGATTCCTCCATTGTCTACTCAGCTAGCTGATCGACGGTCTACCATTGTAAAACAG GCATGCCATTTACTTAATGTGCTGTCCAAAGAACTCCTTGGTGACTTTGAGCCATGTGCTGAACAATTTATTCCG ATGCTTTTTAAGCTTGTTGTTATAACTGTGCTTGTCATCGCTGAATCTTCAGACACCTGCATAAAAACT ATCCTGCGAAACTGCAAGGTTGCACGAATTCTTCCTCGTGTAGCTGACACAGCCAAGAATGACCGAAGCGCAATTCTCCGTGCTAG GTGCTGCGAATACGCACTTCTAATATTGGAATATTGGGCTGATGCCCCGGAAATACAACGATCAGCTGATTTATATGAAGATCTAATAAAGTGCTGTGTAGCAGATGCTATGAGTGAG GTCCGTTCAACTGCAAGAACTTGCTACAGAATGTTCACGAAAACATGGCCTGAGCGCTCTCGCCGTCTTTTTATGCAATTTGATCCTGCCATACAGAGG ACAATAAATGATGAGGATGGTGTGCACAAACGTTATGCTTCTCCCTCACTTCGTGAGAAGGTTCTGCAGCCTTCTCGCACTTCATCTCATGCAAGTGGCACTCATATGCCTGGATATGGCACTTCAGCTATTGTTGCAATGGACAAGAGTGCAGCTATTTCTTCAGATTCATCTCTGCCATCAAACAATCTTCGTTTATCACAGTCAAAGACAACCAGCAGAGTTTCTGATAGAAGCCTAGAAAGTGTGCTCAGTTCAAGCAAAGAAAAGGTTTCTGCTATTGAAAGTTTGCTGAAAGGTGTTAGCATATCAGATAGGCAAAATTTCTCAGTTGCACGCTCAACAAGCTTGGACCTTG GGGTTGATGCTCCATCATCTCGTGATCCTCCTGTTCCTCTTGCAGCACCAGCTTCAAATCATCTATCTCTGCAGAACTCAGCGTTCTTGGACTCAACCATTCCTAGCATCAAAAGTTCTAGTACACGAAATGGAGGTTCCCGCGCATTGGATACAATGACGACACAGTTGGCCACCAAAGAGCGATCGAGGTCACCATATTTGAGTAATCTATCATCCGAGTCCATGACGGGCTTATCACTGCCTTATGTAAGAAGATCTTCAGAGAGGCTTCAAGACGGAATGGATGAGAGTAATGATCTGCGGTCAACCAGGCGGTTTCCTCAAATGCACACAGAAAAAAACTACATTGATATGCCTTATAGGGATGGTGCTGCTCACAGAGATTCACATAACAACAATGTCCCGAATTTCCAGAGACCTCTTCTAAGAAAGCAAGTAATGTCAAGGCCTTCTGCAAGTAGCCGGGACAGATTTGATGATAGTCAAGTACCTTCCAATGATGTATCTAGATATACAGATACTCTGGCTACTCTACACGATGCACTTTCTGAGGGTCTCAATCCTAGTTCTGACTGGGTAGCAAGAGTCTCTGCTTTTGATTTTATTCGGAATATAGTGCAACAAGGTCAGAGAGGTACTCAAGAAATTATTCAGAATTTTGAAAAGGTCATGAAGCTATTTTTCCGCCATCTGGATGATCCTCATCATAAGGTTGCACAAGCCGCTTTTTCTACGCTTGCAGAGATTATTCCTGCTTGCAAGAAGCCATTTGAGAGTTATGTCGAAAGAATTTTGCCACATGTCTTTTCCCGCCTTATTGATCCAAAAGAGTTGGTAAAAAAACCATGTTCTTTGACTTTGGAGATTGTTGGTCGATTATATGCAATCGATATGTTGCTACCTGCCCTAGTACGCTCACTAGATGAACAGAGGTCACCAAAGGCAAAGCTGGCTGTTATTGAATTTGCAAACAGATCGTTCAGTAAGTACACGGTAGATTCTGAAGGTTATAGTAACAGTGGCTTCCTTAAGCTATGGCTTTCAAAATTGGCACCGTTAGTGAATGAAAAGAATGCAAAACTGAAGGAGGCATCTATTGCTGGTATCATATCTGTGTATTCTCAGTTTGACTCAACGGCAGTGTTAAATTTTATTTTAAGTTTATCAGTTGAAGAGCAAAACCTATTGAGGCGTGCCCTGAAGCAAAAAACACCTCGTATTGAGGTTGATCTGGTGAACTACTTGCAGAGCAAGAAAGAACGGCCACGCCCTAAATCTTATGACCAGGCAGACTTTGGAACTTCTTCCGAAGATGGTTATGCACAGACATTGAAGAAGAGCTATCCTTTTGGGCGGTATTCTTCTAGTTCccttgacgccgaagtgggaaagAAGACCACTACAGTGCATGAACCAACATTACATAATGTCTCTATGGCCCGAACAACTTCGGATATGAGTGCCGGTACTAATCAAAGCCTGGAGCCGGCCTCAGGAACTGAAGTATTTTTAAATAGAAGTAGAGAATCAAAGAATAATTTTAGCTCAGCTGTGGAAGATAATCGTTCTTGGACAAACTACCCTGAAAAAACCGATGCCTCCTTAGATGGTGAAACCGCTATGAGCACTCCGCGCTTGGATTTCAGCCAACTGCACAGCCCTGATGGGCATAATGCTGTTGGTTCAACTACAGGAAAAGATGTTCAGGAGACAGATATGGTTGTAAACCTTAGTTCTATAAAGACCAGCATACATGCTGACAACGGCTTGAGCATACCACAACTTCTTCATCAG ATAAGCACTGACACAGAAATATCAAGTTTGGAAAAGCACGAAGCATTACAACACTTGATTAAGGCTTCGCTTGGTAATGACAGCTCCGTTTGGTCAAAG TATTTCAATCAAATATTAACGACCGTACTTGACGTGCTGGGTGACTCCGATCCATCTACTAGGGAGATTGCTTTGTCTTTAATTGCTGAGATGCTCAACAATCAG AAAGACGCTATGGAAGAATCTATTGAGATTGTTCTTGAAAAACTTCTGCATGTGACGAAAGATGTGGTGGCAAAG ATTTCAAATGAAGCGAACCGATGCATAAATGTTTTGTTGGCAAAATACGATCCTTTCAGATGTCTTGCT GTTGTAGTACCTCTTTTGGTCAGTGATGATGAAAAGATACTCGTTGTGTGTATCAACTGTTTGACAAAG CTTGTCGCGCACCTTTCCCAAGAGGAATTGATGGATCAACTGCCTACATTTTTGCCAGCACTGTTTGATGCTTTTAGTAACCAAAGTCCAGATGTTCGAAAG AGTGTTGTATTCTGCTTGGTGGATATCTACATCATGCTCGGGAAAGCATTCGTCCCGTACCTGGAAGGGCTGAGCAGCACGCAGCTGCGCTTGGTGACCATCTACGCCAACCGGATTTCGCAGGCAAGGTCCGGCACGGCGATCGACAGCGCTAACCAATGA
- the LOC125538948 gene encoding CLIP-associated protein-like isoform X2, with protein MEAALEAARAKDTKERLAGVERLHEALDAAARRGLSPAEVTSLVDTCVDLTRDANFRVAQGGLQALSAAAVLAGDHFKIHLNALVPAAVERLGDGKQPVREAARQLLVTLMEVSSPTIILERAGNYAWTHKSWRVREEFVLTVATAVGLFASTELLMQRVLLSPVLQLMNDSNQSVREAAISCIEEMYKNMGSQFHEELQRHNLPTYMLKEINSRLNRIEPKVPASDGTATQHKVAASRSVSVNPKRGSPRTKSTPRESTLFGGDTDITEKPVEPVRVHSEKELLREFEKIAATLVPEKDWSVRIAAMQRIEALVYGGAIDYPSFLTLLKQLIPPLSTQLADRRSTIVKQACHLLNVLSKELLGDFEPCAEQFIPMLFKLVVITVLVIAESSDTCIKTILRNCKVARILPRVADTAKNDRSAILRARCCEYALLILEYWADAPEIQRSADLYEDLIKCCVADAMSEVRSTARTCYRMFTKTWPERSRRLFMQFDPAIQRTINDEDGVHKRYASPSLREKVLQPSRTSSHASGTHMPGYGTSAIVAMDKSAAISSDSSLPSNNLRLSQSKTTSRVSDRSLESVLSSSKEKVSAIESLLKGVSISDRQNFSVARSTSLDLAPASNHLSLQNSAFLDSTIPSIKSSSTRNGGSRALDTMTTQLATKERSRSPYLSNLSSESMTGLSLPYVRRSSERLQDGMDESNDLRSTRRFPQMHTEKNYIDMPYRDGAAHRDSHNNNVPNFQRPLLRKQVMSRPSASSRDRFDDSQVPSNDVSRYTDTLATLHDALSEGLNPSSDWVARVSAFDFIRNIVQQGQRGTQEIIQNFEKVMKLFFRHLDDPHHKVAQAAFSTLAEIIPACKKPFESYVERILPHVFSRLIDPKELVKKPCSLTLEIVGRLYAIDMLLPALVRSLDEQRSPKAKLAVIEFANRSFSKYTVDSEGYSNSGFLKLWLSKLAPLVNEKNAKLKEASIAGIISVYSQFDSTAVLNFILSLSVEEQNLLRRALKQKTPRIEVDLVNYLQSKKERPRPKSYDQADFGTSSEDGYAQTLKKSYPFGRYSSSSLDAEVGKKTTTVHEPTLHNVSMARTTSDMSAGTNQSLEPASGTEVFLNRSRESKNNFSSAVEDNRSWTNYPEKTDASLDGETAMSTPRLDFSQLHSPDGHNAVGSTTGKDVQETDMVVNLSSIKTSIHADNGLSIPQLLHQISTDTEISSLEKHEALQHLIKASLGNDSSVWSKYFNQILTTVLDVLGDSDPSTREIALSLIAEMLNNQKDAMEESIEIVLEKLLHVTKDVVAKISNEANRCINVLLAKYDPFRCLAVVVPLLVSDDEKILVVCINCLTKLVAHLSQEELMDQLPTFLPALFDAFSNQSPDVRKSVVFCLVDIYIMLGKAFVPYLEGLSSTQLRLVTIYANRISQARSGTAIDSANQ; from the exons ATGGAggcggcgctggaggcggcgcGCGCCAAGGACACCAAGGAGCGCCTGGCCGGGGTGGAGCGCCTGCACGAGGCGCTCGACGCGGCGGCGCGCCGCGGCCTCTCCCCGGCCGAGGTCACCTCGCTGGTGGACACCTGCGTGGATCTGACGCGGGACGCCAACTTCCGCGTCGCGCAGGGGGGGCTGCAGGcgctctccgccgccgccgtgctCGCCGGGGACCACTTCAAGATCCACCTCAACGCGCTCGTCCCCGCCGCCGTCGAGCGCCTCGGCGACGGCAAGCAGCCCGTCCGCGAGGCCGCGCGCCAGCTCCTCGTCACGCTCATGGAG GTTTCTTCACCAACAATCATTCTCGAAAGGGCCGGAAATTATGCATGGACTCATAAGAGTTGGAGGGTTCGGGAAGAGTTTGTACTTACAGTGGCAACTGCAGTTGGGCTTTTCGCTTCTACGGAGCTTCTCATGCAACGAGTTTTACTCTCACCC GTCCTACAGTTGATGAATGATTCGAACCAAAGTGTCAGAGAAGCTGCTATATCTTGTATTGAG GAAATGTACAAGAACATGGGATCTCAGTTCCACGAAGAGTTGCAGCGCCATAATCTGCCTACATACATG CTAAAAGAAATAAATTCAAGATTGAATAGAATTGAACCAAAGGTTCCCGCATCTGATGGTACTGCAACACAGCATAAAGTTGCAGCATCTAGATCCGTTAGTGTTAACCCAAAAAGAGGCAGCCCACGGACAAAAAGCACACCGAGGGAAAGCACATTATTTGGAG GTGACACTGATATAACTGAAAAACCAGTGGAACCAGTAAGAGTCCACTCAGAGAAAGAATTACTTCGGGAGTTTGAGAAGATTGCAGCTACTCTTGTTCCAGAAAAGGACTGGTCAGTTCGTATTGCTGCCATGCAAAGGATTGAAGCACTGGTTTATGGAG GAGCTATTGATTACCCATCGTTTCTGACACTCTTGAAGCAGCTGATTCCTCCATTGTCTACTCAGCTAGCTGATCGACGGTCTACCATTGTAAAACAG GCATGCCATTTACTTAATGTGCTGTCCAAAGAACTCCTTGGTGACTTTGAGCCATGTGCTGAACAATTTATTCCG ATGCTTTTTAAGCTTGTTGTTATAACTGTGCTTGTCATCGCTGAATCTTCAGACACCTGCATAAAAACT ATCCTGCGAAACTGCAAGGTTGCACGAATTCTTCCTCGTGTAGCTGACACAGCCAAGAATGACCGAAGCGCAATTCTCCGTGCTAG GTGCTGCGAATACGCACTTCTAATATTGGAATATTGGGCTGATGCCCCGGAAATACAACGATCAGCTGATTTATATGAAGATCTAATAAAGTGCTGTGTAGCAGATGCTATGAGTGAG GTCCGTTCAACTGCAAGAACTTGCTACAGAATGTTCACGAAAACATGGCCTGAGCGCTCTCGCCGTCTTTTTATGCAATTTGATCCTGCCATACAGAGG ACAATAAATGATGAGGATGGTGTGCACAAACGTTATGCTTCTCCCTCACTTCGTGAGAAGGTTCTGCAGCCTTCTCGCACTTCATCTCATGCAAGTGGCACTCATATGCCTGGATATGGCACTTCAGCTATTGTTGCAATGGACAAGAGTGCAGCTATTTCTTCAGATTCATCTCTGCCATCAAACAATCTTCGTTTATCACAGTCAAAGACAACCAGCAGAGTTTCTGATAGAAGCCTAGAAAGTGTGCTCAGTTCAAGCAAAGAAAAGGTTTCTGCTATTGAAAGTTTGCTGAAAGGTGTTAGCATATCAGATAGGCAAAATTTCTCAGTTGCACGCTCAACAAGCTTGGACCTTG CACCAGCTTCAAATCATCTATCTCTGCAGAACTCAGCGTTCTTGGACTCAACCATTCCTAGCATCAAAAGTTCTAGTACACGAAATGGAGGTTCCCGCGCATTGGATACAATGACGACACAGTTGGCCACCAAAGAGCGATCGAGGTCACCATATTTGAGTAATCTATCATCCGAGTCCATGACGGGCTTATCACTGCCTTATGTAAGAAGATCTTCAGAGAGGCTTCAAGACGGAATGGATGAGAGTAATGATCTGCGGTCAACCAGGCGGTTTCCTCAAATGCACACAGAAAAAAACTACATTGATATGCCTTATAGGGATGGTGCTGCTCACAGAGATTCACATAACAACAATGTCCCGAATTTCCAGAGACCTCTTCTAAGAAAGCAAGTAATGTCAAGGCCTTCTGCAAGTAGCCGGGACAGATTTGATGATAGTCAAGTACCTTCCAATGATGTATCTAGATATACAGATACTCTGGCTACTCTACACGATGCACTTTCTGAGGGTCTCAATCCTAGTTCTGACTGGGTAGCAAGAGTCTCTGCTTTTGATTTTATTCGGAATATAGTGCAACAAGGTCAGAGAGGTACTCAAGAAATTATTCAGAATTTTGAAAAGGTCATGAAGCTATTTTTCCGCCATCTGGATGATCCTCATCATAAGGTTGCACAAGCCGCTTTTTCTACGCTTGCAGAGATTATTCCTGCTTGCAAGAAGCCATTTGAGAGTTATGTCGAAAGAATTTTGCCACATGTCTTTTCCCGCCTTATTGATCCAAAAGAGTTGGTAAAAAAACCATGTTCTTTGACTTTGGAGATTGTTGGTCGATTATATGCAATCGATATGTTGCTACCTGCCCTAGTACGCTCACTAGATGAACAGAGGTCACCAAAGGCAAAGCTGGCTGTTATTGAATTTGCAAACAGATCGTTCAGTAAGTACACGGTAGATTCTGAAGGTTATAGTAACAGTGGCTTCCTTAAGCTATGGCTTTCAAAATTGGCACCGTTAGTGAATGAAAAGAATGCAAAACTGAAGGAGGCATCTATTGCTGGTATCATATCTGTGTATTCTCAGTTTGACTCAACGGCAGTGTTAAATTTTATTTTAAGTTTATCAGTTGAAGAGCAAAACCTATTGAGGCGTGCCCTGAAGCAAAAAACACCTCGTATTGAGGTTGATCTGGTGAACTACTTGCAGAGCAAGAAAGAACGGCCACGCCCTAAATCTTATGACCAGGCAGACTTTGGAACTTCTTCCGAAGATGGTTATGCACAGACATTGAAGAAGAGCTATCCTTTTGGGCGGTATTCTTCTAGTTCccttgacgccgaagtgggaaagAAGACCACTACAGTGCATGAACCAACATTACATAATGTCTCTATGGCCCGAACAACTTCGGATATGAGTGCCGGTACTAATCAAAGCCTGGAGCCGGCCTCAGGAACTGAAGTATTTTTAAATAGAAGTAGAGAATCAAAGAATAATTTTAGCTCAGCTGTGGAAGATAATCGTTCTTGGACAAACTACCCTGAAAAAACCGATGCCTCCTTAGATGGTGAAACCGCTATGAGCACTCCGCGCTTGGATTTCAGCCAACTGCACAGCCCTGATGGGCATAATGCTGTTGGTTCAACTACAGGAAAAGATGTTCAGGAGACAGATATGGTTGTAAACCTTAGTTCTATAAAGACCAGCATACATGCTGACAACGGCTTGAGCATACCACAACTTCTTCATCAG ATAAGCACTGACACAGAAATATCAAGTTTGGAAAAGCACGAAGCATTACAACACTTGATTAAGGCTTCGCTTGGTAATGACAGCTCCGTTTGGTCAAAG TATTTCAATCAAATATTAACGACCGTACTTGACGTGCTGGGTGACTCCGATCCATCTACTAGGGAGATTGCTTTGTCTTTAATTGCTGAGATGCTCAACAATCAG AAAGACGCTATGGAAGAATCTATTGAGATTGTTCTTGAAAAACTTCTGCATGTGACGAAAGATGTGGTGGCAAAG ATTTCAAATGAAGCGAACCGATGCATAAATGTTTTGTTGGCAAAATACGATCCTTTCAGATGTCTTGCT GTTGTAGTACCTCTTTTGGTCAGTGATGATGAAAAGATACTCGTTGTGTGTATCAACTGTTTGACAAAG CTTGTCGCGCACCTTTCCCAAGAGGAATTGATGGATCAACTGCCTACATTTTTGCCAGCACTGTTTGATGCTTTTAGTAACCAAAGTCCAGATGTTCGAAAG AGTGTTGTATTCTGCTTGGTGGATATCTACATCATGCTCGGGAAAGCATTCGTCCCGTACCTGGAAGGGCTGAGCAGCACGCAGCTGCGCTTGGTGACCATCTACGCCAACCGGATTTCGCAGGCAAGGTCCGGCACGGCGATCGACAGCGCTAACCAATGA